A part of Myxococcus landrumus genomic DNA contains:
- a CDS encoding SRPBCC family protein has product MASLRKDITTRATPEKVWDAIRDIGALHTRLVPGFVVDTRLEPGARVVTFSNGMVVREPIVSVSDEERRLVWGAEGGSMTHYNGAVQVFAEGAGSRVVWTADFLPHEARTFMAPMLEAGMAAMQKALDGIAG; this is encoded by the coding sequence ATGGCTTCCCTCCGCAAGGACATCACGACGCGCGCCACCCCCGAGAAAGTGTGGGACGCCATCCGGGACATTGGAGCCCTCCACACCCGGCTGGTTCCCGGGTTCGTGGTCGACACGCGACTTGAGCCGGGCGCCCGCGTGGTCACCTTCTCCAACGGCATGGTGGTTCGTGAGCCCATCGTCTCGGTCAGCGACGAGGAGCGGCGGCTCGTGTGGGGCGCGGAAGGCGGGTCGATGACCCACTACAACGGCGCGGTCCAGGTCTTCGCGGAGGGCGCGGGGAGCCGAGTCGTCTGGACCGCCGACTTCCTGCCTCACGAGGCCCGCACGTTCATGGCCCCGATGTTGGAGGCGGGCATGGCCGCGATGCAGAAGGCGCTCGACGGCATCGCGGGCTGA
- a CDS encoding M57 family metalloprotease, producing the protein MTSRTHTPRYGWRLPAIGLASLGLLLGGCGPEAPEASQDDLTTTPESSAAAFEEWRAKHVVPTPEGHFLVEGDMRMLDLASIREYWESFTGNPGALSVWRPGGVESAWNRTDRWNITYCIRPGDFGADYNRLVEFMHRAASGWEAAANVRFVHVVAQDSATCNRSNNTVKYNVERNFSFTGLSAGMGFPTFSRPTRFLELGPTSTWTDAELIAVLTHEFGHALGFVHEHDTAAGCGMVTTGTYRPLTCYDGRGAMHYPSQPGWLDPARKLNFIAQWDVEGSQSLYEAPTQVLSTASGTVFARKRSTGDIYRRDALGWTVVGGPGQAFVAVGDTLYGQVPGRGPPVKFLGASWTTIGGPTGQIFPCAGTLCGTDPTSGNVVRYNAATNVWTTIGGPGSRFAATTSAVYGIGSWQDDYTARWSGSGASWSVVGGGASELIGGGTSMYRLTNTKDAIQRHDGGSTWTTIGGSGRSFVAVGSDVYGLRPDGSFIMKYNGTVWNSIHGPAAKIFSSNGYLLALNNDDTIERYNPATNTWTSLGKP; encoded by the coding sequence ATGACGAGCAGGACTCACACTCCGCGGTACGGCTGGCGGCTGCCAGCGATTGGCCTGGCTTCACTGGGATTGCTGCTGGGAGGCTGCGGCCCCGAGGCCCCTGAAGCCAGCCAGGATGACCTCACCACCACCCCGGAGAGCAGCGCGGCCGCCTTCGAGGAGTGGCGCGCGAAGCACGTCGTCCCCACGCCGGAAGGACACTTCCTGGTCGAGGGTGACATGCGCATGCTGGACCTCGCCTCCATCCGCGAGTACTGGGAGAGCTTCACCGGGAACCCCGGCGCGCTCTCCGTGTGGCGCCCGGGTGGCGTCGAGTCCGCGTGGAACCGCACGGACCGCTGGAACATCACCTACTGCATCCGCCCCGGCGACTTCGGCGCGGACTACAACCGCCTGGTCGAGTTCATGCACCGCGCGGCCTCCGGCTGGGAGGCCGCCGCCAACGTGCGCTTCGTGCATGTCGTGGCGCAGGACTCCGCCACCTGCAACCGCAGCAACAACACCGTCAAGTACAACGTCGAGCGCAACTTCAGCTTCACCGGCCTCTCCGCCGGCATGGGCTTCCCGACCTTCTCGCGCCCCACGCGCTTCCTGGAGCTCGGGCCCACCTCCACGTGGACCGACGCCGAGCTCATCGCGGTGCTCACGCACGAGTTCGGCCACGCCCTGGGCTTCGTGCACGAGCACGACACCGCCGCGGGCTGCGGCATGGTGACCACCGGCACGTACCGTCCGCTCACCTGCTACGACGGGCGCGGCGCCATGCACTACCCCTCCCAGCCGGGGTGGCTCGACCCCGCGCGCAAGCTGAACTTCATCGCGCAGTGGGACGTCGAAGGCAGCCAGTCACTCTATGAGGCGCCCACCCAGGTGCTCAGCACCGCCAGCGGCACCGTGTTCGCGCGCAAGCGCTCCACCGGGGACATCTACCGGCGCGATGCGCTCGGCTGGACGGTGGTGGGCGGCCCGGGCCAGGCCTTCGTCGCCGTGGGTGACACGCTCTATGGACAGGTTCCGGGCCGCGGCCCGCCGGTGAAGTTCCTGGGCGCCAGCTGGACGACCATCGGCGGTCCCACCGGGCAGATCTTCCCGTGCGCGGGGACTCTCTGCGGCACCGACCCGACCTCCGGCAACGTCGTCCGGTACAACGCGGCCACGAACGTGTGGACCACCATCGGCGGCCCCGGTTCCCGCTTCGCCGCGACCACCTCCGCCGTGTATGGCATTGGCTCCTGGCAGGATGACTACACCGCGCGCTGGAGCGGCTCGGGCGCATCCTGGTCCGTCGTCGGCGGCGGCGCGAGCGAGCTCATCGGCGGTGGCACCAGCATGTACCGGCTCACCAACACCAAGGACGCCATCCAGCGCCATGACGGCGGCTCGACGTGGACCACCATCGGCGGCTCTGGCAGGAGCTTCGTCGCGGTGGGCAGCGACGTCTACGGCCTGCGCCCGGATGGCTCGTTCATCATGAAGTACAACGGCACGGTGTGGAACTCCATCCACGGCCCCGCGGCCAAGATCTTCAGCTCGAACGGCTACCTGCTCGCGCTGAACAATGACGACACCATCGAGCGCTACAACCCCGCGACCAACACCTGGACGAGCCTCGGCAAGCCCTGA
- a CDS encoding helix-turn-helix transcriptional regulator: MSTQERLKGTVFASGTRTLYVGPLVATERHSHHAAQMVIAPEGVDLEDGAHQRLRVRAAVIPPHMPHGHGACEHGALLFLDGDDLSSRALARSADPRCETWERRSVDVEVPRSPTPAQAQALIVSVLSALDLCQPPGPRHPATRRMGAALDSSEPVDLASLALEAGLSPRQMRHAFARDFGLPMRAYVRWRRLRRAIAAVEEGASLSAAAVSAGFADSAHLTRVFREQFGMTPSQGLSSVSWRTLD, encoded by the coding sequence TTGAGCACGCAGGAAAGGCTGAAGGGGACGGTGTTCGCGTCGGGGACACGGACGCTCTATGTCGGTCCGCTGGTGGCCACGGAGCGGCACTCTCACCACGCGGCCCAGATGGTCATCGCGCCGGAAGGGGTGGACCTCGAGGATGGCGCCCACCAGCGTCTTCGCGTCCGCGCGGCGGTCATTCCCCCGCACATGCCCCATGGACATGGTGCGTGCGAGCATGGGGCGCTCTTGTTCCTGGATGGGGACGACCTGTCGAGCCGCGCGCTCGCTCGAAGTGCCGATCCTCGGTGCGAGACGTGGGAGCGCCGCTCGGTCGACGTGGAGGTTCCTCGAAGCCCGACGCCGGCGCAGGCGCAGGCCCTCATCGTGTCTGTCCTCTCCGCCCTCGACCTCTGTCAGCCCCCGGGGCCGCGACATCCGGCGACGCGGAGGATGGGGGCCGCGCTCGACAGCTCGGAGCCTGTCGACCTCGCGAGCCTCGCTCTCGAAGCGGGGCTCTCTCCCCGGCAGATGCGCCACGCGTTCGCGCGGGACTTCGGGCTCCCGATGCGTGCGTATGTGAGGTGGAGGCGACTGCGCCGCGCCATCGCCGCGGTGGAGGAGGGGGCGAGCCTGAGCGCCGCCGCTGTCTCTGCCGGGTTCGCGGACAGCGCCCACCTGACCCGCGTCTTCCGCGAGCAGTTCGGCATGACGCCCTCTCAGGGGCTCAGCTCGGTCTCGTGGCGGACGCTCGACTGA
- a CDS encoding DinB family protein, producing the protein MSLSSTPLELLVTHSAWANRQLFSALRSVDAFESQPGADLILRALDHIHVVRCVFQAHLQGVSHGFAAPQRAVIPSFQELDLEFELMDRWYVETTASLRPEELERPRDVRFTDGKVVTMTAAAMLLHVVVHTTHHRGNVDAVMFQTGMPRRRDGVPEFLVSRASATRPS; encoded by the coding sequence GTGTCCCTCTCTTCAACGCCTCTCGAATTGCTCGTCACCCACTCCGCGTGGGCCAACCGGCAGCTCTTCTCCGCCCTTCGCTCCGTGGACGCCTTCGAGTCGCAGCCGGGCGCGGACCTGATTCTCCGGGCCCTCGACCACATCCACGTCGTCAGATGCGTCTTCCAGGCCCATCTGCAAGGCGTCTCGCACGGCTTCGCGGCCCCCCAGCGGGCGGTCATCCCCTCCTTCCAGGAGCTGGACCTCGAGTTCGAGCTCATGGACCGCTGGTATGTGGAGACCACGGCGTCACTCCGGCCGGAGGAACTCGAGCGGCCTCGCGACGTGCGCTTCACCGATGGGAAGGTCGTGACGATGACCGCCGCGGCGATGCTCCTCCACGTCGTCGTCCACACGACCCATCATCGGGGAAACGTGGACGCCGTCATGTTCCAGACCGGGATGCCGCGCCGGAGGGATGGCGTCCCCGAGTTCCTCGTCAGTCGAGCGTCCGCCACGAGACCGAGCTGA
- a CDS encoding DUF3060 domain-containing protein codes for MRNSFKSKAFVVIACVLGSMTASAQDDDEAASVQVGKDGSVRVKAPGATIETRGGTARVRTGGGVDIEADGSAAHDDDRDESDTTSRRGGSLELVDSGRTVTHDCDDGGTVEIVGSSNKVTLMGACEAIEVTGSNNTVTAHTVRRIETTGSGNSVTWKYGAEKGKKPRISNTGSKNRISQAR; via the coding sequence ATGCGCAACTCATTCAAGTCGAAGGCCTTCGTCGTCATCGCGTGTGTCCTGGGGTCGATGACGGCCAGCGCCCAGGATGACGACGAGGCCGCTTCGGTCCAGGTCGGCAAGGACGGCAGCGTCAGGGTGAAGGCGCCGGGCGCCACCATCGAGACACGCGGCGGAACGGCGCGGGTCCGCACGGGCGGAGGCGTCGACATCGAAGCCGACGGCTCAGCGGCACACGACGATGACCGCGACGAGTCGGACACGACGTCGCGGCGCGGCGGTTCGCTCGAGCTGGTGGACTCCGGCCGCACCGTGACGCACGACTGTGATGACGGGGGCACGGTGGAGATCGTCGGCTCCAGCAACAAGGTCACCCTGATGGGGGCCTGCGAAGCCATCGAGGTGACAGGGAGCAACAACACCGTCACGGCCCACACCGTCCGCCGCATCGAGACGACCGGCAGTGGCAACAGCGTCACCTGGAAGTACGGCGCGGAGAAGGGCAAGAAGCCGCGCATCAGCAACACCGGCAGCAAGAACCGCATCTCCCAGGCGCGCTGA
- a CDS encoding NAD(P)H-dependent oxidoreductase produces the protein MNVLIVYAHPEPRSLNGALKDLAVSHLTSLGHEVRVSDLYAMNWKATADAGDFLKHPEGERLAYARASKHAFAGGTQSADVVAEQEKLLWAQAVIFQFPMWWFSMPAILKGWVDRVFAYGFAYGVGAHGGERWGDRYGEGTLTGRRAMLSVTIGGRPPHYTDRGVNGALDDLLFPIQHGIIYYPGMEALPPFSLYMSDRLTPEQWPAVAADYKARLEGLFTDAPIPFRRQNGGHYDTQQVLKPGLAVGTAGTRIHLLQPGEPEQAPLPATGS, from the coding sequence ATGAACGTCCTGATTGTCTACGCCCACCCCGAGCCCCGCTCGCTCAATGGCGCGCTGAAAGACCTGGCGGTGAGCCACCTCACCTCGCTCGGGCATGAGGTTCGTGTCTCGGACCTGTACGCGATGAACTGGAAGGCCACGGCCGACGCGGGCGACTTCCTGAAGCATCCCGAGGGGGAGCGGCTGGCCTACGCCCGAGCCTCCAAGCACGCCTTCGCGGGGGGCACGCAGAGCGCGGACGTCGTGGCCGAGCAGGAGAAGTTGCTCTGGGCCCAGGCCGTCATCTTCCAGTTCCCGATGTGGTGGTTCTCGATGCCGGCCATCCTGAAGGGCTGGGTCGACCGGGTCTTCGCCTACGGGTTCGCCTACGGCGTGGGCGCCCACGGCGGCGAGCGGTGGGGAGACCGCTACGGAGAAGGCACGCTCACGGGGCGGCGGGCCATGCTCTCCGTCACCATCGGGGGCCGACCGCCGCACTACACCGACCGCGGCGTCAACGGGGCGCTCGACGACCTGCTCTTCCCCATCCAGCACGGCATCATCTACTACCCCGGGATGGAGGCGCTCCCGCCCTTCAGCCTCTACATGTCCGACCGGCTCACGCCCGAGCAATGGCCGGCCGTGGCGGCGGACTACAAGGCGCGCCTGGAGGGCTTGTTCACGGATGCCCCCATTCCGTTCCGGCGACAGAACGGCGGGCACTACGACACCCAGCAGGTCCTCAAGCCGGGTCTCGCGGTGGGCACGGCGGGCACGCGCATCCACCTGCTCCAACCGGGGGAGCCGGAGCAGGCGCCGCTCCCGGCGACAGGCTCGTGA
- a CDS encoding winged helix-turn-helix transcriptional regulator, whose translation MTRKRDDDSKTNCPVESALGVLGGRWKGVVLYWLLKGTHRFGELRKRLPNCSPRMLTLQLRELEEDGLVKRTVYPEVPPRVEYELSPFGRSLEPVLRGLHDWGDKYKNRLRRGV comes from the coding sequence ATGACTCGCAAGCGCGACGACGACTCGAAGACGAACTGCCCGGTGGAGTCCGCCCTGGGAGTCCTCGGTGGGCGCTGGAAGGGCGTGGTGCTCTACTGGCTACTGAAGGGCACGCACCGCTTCGGCGAGCTGCGCAAGCGGCTGCCGAACTGCAGCCCGCGCATGCTCACGCTCCAGTTGCGGGAGCTGGAGGAGGACGGGCTCGTCAAGCGCACCGTCTACCCGGAAGTTCCGCCGCGTGTGGAGTATGAGCTCTCCCCCTTCGGGCGCTCCCTGGAGCCGGTGCTCCGGGGCCTCCACGACTGGGGGGACAAGTACAAGAACCGCCTGCGGCGCGGGGTGTGA
- a CDS encoding DoxX family protein — MTTRAVGGEKPSKALLVGLWSVQVLLSLLFVGTGLWKLFTPVPQLAAMIPWAGQVPGVFLTLTAVVDLLGGLGVLLPSLTGIRPRLTAWAALGCALLQVSAIVFHVSRGEAASTPFNVLLIALSLFVFWGRRSG, encoded by the coding sequence ATGACGACTCGGGCTGTCGGCGGCGAGAAGCCGTCCAAGGCGCTCTTGGTGGGCTTGTGGAGCGTCCAGGTGTTGCTGTCCCTGCTCTTCGTGGGCACGGGGCTCTGGAAGCTCTTCACACCCGTGCCGCAGCTCGCCGCGATGATTCCCTGGGCGGGACAGGTGCCAGGGGTGTTCCTCACCCTGACAGCGGTGGTGGACCTGCTGGGAGGGCTTGGTGTCCTGCTGCCCTCGCTCACCGGCATCCGTCCGAGGCTGACCGCCTGGGCCGCGCTGGGCTGTGCGCTGCTCCAGGTCAGCGCCATCGTCTTCCACGTCTCACGCGGTGAGGCGGCGAGCACGCCGTTCAATGTCCTACTTATCGCTCTCTCGCTCTTCGTCTTCTGGGGGCGTCGCTCCGGGTGA
- a CDS encoding MarR family winged helix-turn-helix transcriptional regulator, with the protein MREVMDGIRRIVRLLRVSAKASERVVGISGAQLFVLQQLAEGGPCSINALAERTLTHQSSVSVVVARLLERGLATRRASEEDGRRVEVALTPAGRALLRDAPAMAQARLISGLRRLAPTERDGLAHGLSALVRELGLDGKEATLFFEDEPAMRRTARAKPKSSSRKKKGGVDGAA; encoded by the coding sequence GTGCGCGAGGTCATGGATGGCATCCGCCGGATTGTGCGGTTGCTGAGGGTCTCCGCGAAGGCCTCCGAGCGGGTGGTAGGCATCAGCGGGGCGCAGTTGTTCGTTCTCCAGCAGTTGGCGGAAGGGGGGCCCTGCTCCATCAACGCGCTGGCGGAGCGGACGCTCACGCACCAGAGCAGTGTGTCCGTGGTGGTGGCGCGCCTGCTGGAGCGAGGGCTGGCCACGCGCCGCGCCTCCGAGGAGGACGGTCGTCGCGTGGAGGTGGCGCTGACTCCCGCTGGGAGGGCGCTGCTGCGCGATGCCCCCGCCATGGCGCAGGCCCGGCTCATCTCGGGACTGCGGCGGCTGGCGCCGACCGAGCGTGACGGGCTGGCGCATGGGCTGTCCGCCCTGGTGCGCGAGCTGGGGCTCGATGGGAAGGAAGCGACGTTGTTCTTCGAGGACGAGCCCGCGATGCGCCGAACGGCGCGCGCGAAGCCGAAGTCTTCGTCTCGGAAGAAGAAGGGGGGAGTGGATGGAGCGGCCTGA
- a CDS encoding chloride channel protein, which produces MERPEGSRVEAGQGEVGRAQLPVAPSMGPTLAGVRAPTVMDPVDKRVVFISALAVVLALAAGLVAQGLGQLIHLITNIAFFGRFSTADVAPGEHTLGPWVIGVPVVGALIVGVMARYGSRAIRGHGIPEAMERVLYNQSRIPPRMTFLKPLSAAVAIGTGGPFGAEGPIIATGGALGSLLGQVLRVTADERKALLAAGAAAGMAATFGAPVSAVLLAVELLLFEYRPRSVIPVALATATATGVRLAFEGGAPAFAMPELTVPGGAALAFYIVLGGVVGVASMLATRAVYAIEDAFEKLPVHWMWWPALGGLVVGVVGWLSPRTFGVGYTNIEDILSGRFVGTAMLVFCVMKFISWSVALGSGTSGGTLAPLFTLGGGLGSGLGLLATTLAPGLGVDIRMAALVGMAAIFAGASRALLASVVFAFETTRQPLGLLPLLGGCAAAYLVSSLLMRHSIMTEKLARRGGRVLTEYGVDALGQVLVRDVGLKAVVTLDADRPLEAVRTWLGSSDEGARHQGFPVVSAGALLGVVTRRDLLDGREVEGRRVRDVVRRSPAVAYDDSSLREAADLMVEEGVGRLPVVRREAPSHVVGIITRSDLLGAHRRRLDDSRRRERGLGVPLPAQGA; this is translated from the coding sequence ATGGAGCGGCCTGAGGGAAGTCGGGTCGAGGCGGGGCAGGGCGAGGTGGGCCGGGCACAGTTGCCCGTGGCGCCGTCGATGGGTCCCACGTTGGCTGGAGTGCGCGCGCCCACGGTGATGGACCCGGTGGACAAGCGCGTGGTCTTCATCAGCGCGCTCGCGGTGGTGTTGGCGCTGGCTGCGGGGCTGGTGGCGCAGGGGCTGGGCCAGCTCATCCACCTCATCACGAACATCGCGTTCTTCGGCCGCTTCTCCACGGCGGATGTCGCGCCGGGGGAGCACACGCTGGGGCCGTGGGTCATCGGGGTGCCCGTGGTGGGGGCGCTCATCGTCGGGGTGATGGCGCGCTATGGCTCGCGGGCCATCCGAGGCCACGGCATTCCGGAGGCGATGGAGCGGGTGCTCTACAACCAGAGCCGGATTCCTCCGAGGATGACGTTCCTCAAGCCGCTCTCGGCGGCGGTGGCGATTGGAACGGGAGGTCCGTTCGGCGCGGAGGGCCCCATCATCGCCACGGGTGGCGCGCTGGGGTCGCTGCTGGGTCAGGTGCTGCGTGTCACCGCGGATGAGCGCAAGGCGCTGCTGGCCGCGGGCGCCGCGGCGGGCATGGCGGCCACCTTTGGTGCGCCCGTCTCCGCCGTGCTGCTGGCGGTGGAGCTGCTGCTGTTCGAGTACCGCCCGCGCTCGGTCATCCCCGTGGCGCTGGCGACGGCCACGGCGACAGGGGTGCGGCTGGCCTTCGAGGGGGGCGCGCCCGCCTTCGCGATGCCAGAGCTGACGGTGCCTGGTGGAGCCGCGCTGGCCTTCTACATCGTGCTGGGGGGCGTGGTGGGCGTGGCCTCCATGCTGGCCACGCGGGCCGTGTATGCCATCGAGGACGCGTTCGAGAAGCTGCCGGTGCACTGGATGTGGTGGCCCGCGCTCGGGGGGCTGGTGGTGGGGGTGGTGGGGTGGCTGTCGCCGCGCACGTTCGGCGTGGGCTACACCAACATCGAGGACATCCTCTCGGGCCGCTTCGTGGGCACGGCGATGCTCGTGTTCTGTGTGATGAAGTTCATCTCGTGGTCGGTGGCGCTGGGCAGTGGCACCTCGGGTGGGACGCTGGCGCCGTTGTTCACCCTGGGCGGCGGGCTGGGCTCGGGGCTGGGGCTCCTGGCGACGACGCTGGCGCCGGGGCTGGGCGTGGATATCCGCATGGCGGCGCTGGTGGGCATGGCGGCCATCTTCGCGGGGGCCTCGCGTGCGTTGCTGGCCTCGGTGGTGTTCGCGTTCGAGACGACGCGGCAGCCCCTGGGGCTCCTGCCCCTGCTGGGCGGATGCGCCGCGGCCTACCTGGTGTCCTCGCTGTTGATGCGGCACTCCATCATGACGGAGAAGCTGGCGCGGCGTGGCGGGCGGGTCCTCACCGAGTACGGCGTGGATGCGCTGGGACAGGTGCTCGTGCGCGACGTGGGGCTCAAGGCCGTGGTGACGCTGGACGCGGACCGGCCGCTGGAGGCTGTGCGCACGTGGCTCGGCTCGAGTGATGAAGGGGCTCGGCACCAGGGCTTCCCGGTGGTGTCCGCTGGCGCGCTGCTCGGGGTCGTCACACGTCGGGACTTGCTGGACGGGCGCGAGGTCGAGGGACGGCGCGTGCGCGATGTTGTGCGGCGTTCTCCCGCGGTGGCGTACGACGACAGCTCGCTGCGCGAGGCCGCGGACCTCATGGTGGAGGAGGGCGTGGGGCGGCTGCCGGTGGTGCGGCGTGAGGCGCCTTCCCACGTGGTGGGCATCATCACCCGCAGCGACCTGCTGGGCGCTCATCGGCGGCGGCTTGACGACTCGCGGCGCAGGGAGCGCGGGCTGGGCGTGCCGCTTCCGGCCCAGGGCGCCTGA
- a CDS encoding cell wall anchor protein, translated as MSLKVFSQGVSRWVVSVSLLALGGCGPGAPETTSESAPAMEATRQSLSTVSLRASTTATGKTVSSLTLAKPAGTVAGDVLLARIINRNNVAAVATAPAGWTLLRSDQSASQIKAWIFYKVAGASEPASYVFAIDAANYMAASLSAFSGAHPTNPIDAQSGQKNGNLATMDTPAITTTSANGLAVWFGSQLWAGSTCPTAPLTPPTGFTEAFDECLLSSSTGILFDLAWKDLGAPGLQPAFNGVSTLPNTNIAQVVALRAADAPTCSAGDTFAPTWTLVGSVSAPRIIEPSGIAASRVTPGAIYVHNEDVNDIVAISSTTVGTLGSFTVDGVTPQDWEDIATGPCPTGSCIYMGDIGRNSASLPVPPNTFYVYRIPEPNIGAGQTSGTLTAEQFPFVYPDGAKDAEAIMVHPVTADIYVITKSGTGLSKVYKMPKPLPAPGVTSTLLFVSNLQLPTQPNDANYSYTTAAAIHPCAERFILRTYRRVYEFRAAPGAAFETAFAATPVALTDTVEGQGEAIEYEPNGSGYFTMSESGTPFRLKRVARQ; from the coding sequence ATGTCATTGAAGGTCTTCAGCCAGGGTGTTTCGCGATGGGTGGTTTCAGTCTCTCTGCTGGCACTCGGGGGATGCGGGCCAGGCGCGCCCGAGACGACCTCCGAGTCCGCGCCCGCCATGGAGGCCACGCGGCAGTCGCTGTCGACGGTGAGCCTGCGCGCGAGCACGACGGCCACGGGAAAGACCGTGTCGTCACTGACGCTCGCGAAGCCCGCGGGCACGGTGGCGGGTGACGTGCTGCTGGCGCGCATCATCAATCGCAACAACGTGGCGGCGGTGGCGACGGCGCCCGCGGGGTGGACGCTGCTGCGCTCGGACCAGAGCGCGTCGCAAATCAAGGCGTGGATCTTCTACAAGGTGGCGGGGGCTTCCGAGCCGGCCAGCTACGTGTTCGCCATCGACGCGGCCAACTACATGGCGGCCAGCCTGTCGGCGTTCTCCGGCGCGCACCCGACCAATCCCATCGACGCGCAGAGCGGCCAGAAGAACGGCAACCTGGCCACGATGGACACACCGGCCATCACCACCACGTCCGCGAACGGGCTGGCGGTGTGGTTCGGCTCACAGCTCTGGGCAGGCTCCACGTGCCCCACGGCCCCGCTGACGCCGCCCACGGGCTTCACGGAGGCCTTCGACGAGTGCCTGCTGTCATCGAGCACAGGCATCCTCTTCGACCTCGCATGGAAGGACCTCGGCGCGCCGGGGCTCCAGCCCGCCTTCAACGGCGTGTCCACGCTGCCCAACACCAACATCGCCCAGGTCGTGGCACTGCGGGCCGCGGACGCGCCCACGTGCTCGGCGGGTGACACCTTCGCGCCCACCTGGACCCTGGTGGGCTCGGTGTCCGCGCCGCGCATCATCGAGCCGTCCGGCATCGCCGCCAGCCGCGTCACCCCGGGCGCCATCTACGTGCACAACGAGGACGTCAACGACATCGTCGCCATCAGCTCCACCACCGTGGGCACGCTGGGCTCGTTCACGGTGGACGGTGTGACGCCCCAGGATTGGGAAGACATCGCCACGGGCCCCTGCCCCACGGGCTCGTGCATCTACATGGGCGATATCGGCCGGAACAGCGCCAGCCTGCCCGTTCCGCCGAACACGTTCTACGTCTACCGCATCCCCGAGCCGAACATCGGCGCGGGCCAGACGAGCGGCACGCTGACGGCCGAGCAGTTCCCCTTCGTCTATCCGGACGGAGCCAAGGACGCCGAGGCCATCATGGTCCACCCCGTCACCGCGGACATCTACGTCATCACCAAGTCCGGCACGGGCTTGAGCAAGGTGTACAAGATGCCCAAGCCGCTGCCGGCTCCGGGCGTCACGTCCACGCTCCTCTTCGTGTCCAACCTCCAGTTGCCCACGCAGCCGAACGACGCCAACTACTCGTACACCACGGCCGCGGCCATCCACCCGTGCGCCGAGCGCTTCATCCTGCGCACGTACCGGCGGGTGTATGAGTTCCGCGCGGCGCCGGGCGCGGCCTTCGAGACAGCCTTCGCGGCCACCCCCGTCGCCCTCACGGACACGGTGGAGGGACAGGGCGAAGCCATCGAATACGAGCCGAATGGCTCGGGCTACTTCACCATGAGCGAGTCGGGGACTCCCTTCCGGCTCAAGCGCGTCGCCCGCCAGTAG